The following are from one region of the Alicyclobacillus fastidiosus genome:
- the bshC gene encoding bacillithiol biosynthesis cysteine-adding enzyme BshC, with translation MKCTIHQAPTGNRLTDTHLFNFDQVAHLYDQQNPTNTDTFRTRAETVTQWFDGAHRQALVDSLLGYGARIGQSSVQVEATKRLLDPQSVAVVTGQQAGLVTGPFLSISKALSAIGLASQLECELGRPVVPIFWVASEDHDFGEVDHAYILDELHDVRRIKLAHSFDAHQMVYHGALTEEQVAGVIDELHKSLPELPYKSEVLTTLKNSFEAGDSLSVWFARLMAKLLASHPIVIVDPCLPELRQLVGPVFANTLRSFQTLQENLAHAYEEVEQAGFQHEVVRDERNSTVFYVVEGRRYVLERRDDGNFVTRGLGTVHSLEQLQDVAATHPERFSSNVLLRPVIQDHLIPTLAYVGGPSELAYHPLSRAVFHVHGRKLPPLVMRQRIRIATPPVARTMAQWGISFEDLAKPADLVATHALGDLTTALRAQVTEIEAQFAASIERFVGQFSELGPQVADIAARQVEQQKQLVARLEMKVYRLAERRRSDDVQQLRRIEHWFWTDGHEQERRLSPMNAWAELGTKWFDSLPTWGNYQQPGAYIDLTVD, from the coding sequence TTGAAGTGTACAATCCATCAGGCGCCTACGGGGAATCGCCTTACCGATACCCACCTGTTTAATTTCGATCAGGTGGCACATCTCTATGACCAACAAAACCCGACGAACACGGACACGTTTCGGACGCGCGCCGAAACCGTCACGCAGTGGTTTGACGGCGCACACCGCCAAGCTTTGGTTGACAGCTTGTTGGGATATGGCGCGCGAATCGGCCAATCCTCCGTTCAGGTGGAGGCCACCAAACGCCTCTTGGACCCGCAAAGCGTCGCGGTGGTTACAGGGCAGCAGGCTGGGTTGGTGACGGGGCCGTTCCTTTCCATCAGCAAGGCACTCAGCGCCATCGGACTCGCTTCGCAATTGGAGTGTGAGCTCGGCCGACCAGTCGTTCCTATATTTTGGGTTGCGTCGGAAGATCACGATTTCGGCGAGGTCGATCACGCCTATATCCTCGACGAACTGCACGACGTGCGCCGCATCAAGCTGGCCCACTCGTTTGACGCACACCAGATGGTGTATCACGGCGCTCTGACCGAGGAGCAAGTGGCAGGCGTGATCGACGAACTACACAAGAGCCTTCCGGAACTGCCATATAAATCAGAAGTCCTGACGACCCTCAAGAACTCGTTCGAAGCAGGGGACAGTTTGTCCGTTTGGTTTGCACGGCTGATGGCGAAGTTGCTCGCCAGCCACCCGATCGTCATTGTCGATCCTTGCTTACCGGAGCTGCGCCAACTCGTCGGCCCTGTCTTCGCGAACACGCTTAGGTCATTTCAAACCTTGCAAGAAAACCTCGCTCACGCTTACGAGGAGGTAGAGCAAGCGGGGTTTCAACACGAGGTCGTGCGAGATGAGCGAAATTCGACGGTCTTTTACGTAGTCGAGGGGCGCCGTTACGTGTTGGAGCGCCGCGACGACGGCAATTTTGTCACGCGTGGACTGGGGACCGTGCACTCTTTGGAGCAACTGCAGGACGTCGCGGCCACACATCCAGAGCGCTTCAGTTCCAACGTGCTGTTGCGCCCCGTGATTCAGGATCACCTCATCCCGACACTGGCGTACGTCGGCGGACCGTCCGAACTCGCCTATCATCCGCTGTCGCGCGCGGTGTTTCACGTGCATGGCCGCAAGTTGCCGCCGCTCGTGATGCGTCAGCGAATCCGCATCGCCACACCGCCAGTGGCGCGGACGATGGCACAATGGGGCATCTCGTTCGAAGATCTCGCCAAGCCCGCCGATTTGGTGGCCACTCATGCACTTGGCGACCTGACCACGGCGCTTCGCGCGCAGGTGACGGAGATCGAGGCGCAATTTGCTGCATCCATCGAGCGGTTCGTGGGGCAGTTTTCCGAACTTGGTCCGCAAGTTGCGGACATCGCCGCCCGGCAGGTGGAGCAGCAGAAGCAATTGGTTGCGCGGTTGGAGATGAAGGTCTATCGACTGGCGGAGCGCAGGCGTTCCGACGACGTGCAACAATTGCGCCGCATCGAGCACTGGTTCTGGACGGATGGCCACGAACAAGAACGCAGACTCAGTCCGATGAACGCCTGGGCCGAACTCGGTACGAAGTGGTTTGATTCGCTGCCTACATGGGGGAATTATCAACAGCCAGGCGCCTACATCGACCTGACTGTGGATTGA
- a CDS encoding penicillin-binding transpeptidase domain-containing protein, whose amino-acid sequence MPTYNSGWKSDKKQPQKRKSNRNKKRMWALQGGLVLALSVVLWRVYDVQKVYGKQLKNNEAKSVDVAHTLLAARGSILDAQGNALAYDVSAFYVDIETTDLKQHLSEAAAILAPIVGSNVADMTKLLSNSAGWVQLPHPIMAPAKAQLQTAFDDHKWAPNDTSINWGGEVTFTPTEQRYYPFGDFAANTLGYVSGGVGYGGIEQEYNSLLAGTNGSVSFQQDSQGFPLPGSVHVTKQAQPGDTVQLTIDENIQGFVENVMNSLIQKYQPENAAIIVTNPQTGAILAMASRPTYNPNSYWLTPSALSQNWAVTSTFEPGSTFKPFVLAAGLATGAVSLNQTYQSGQTTIAGTTIHDWNGVGWGTLTYQQALEESSNVGFAKIATALGWNNMDKYMNLFGFTQQTGVDLPHEGQPILFPASQQGPVELATSGFGQGISITPLQQMAAMGVIANGGKLMKPYVTSKVIGPDGKTVKQVEPTVVRQNFIPASVLDEVKQTMVLDVSDPKYGIDSAAKIPGYEVAGKTGTAQVVDPATRQYYSDRFITSFMGFAPANNPKVEVYVTVDYPKTAEDLTWGSTIAAPYAKEIMKDSLQYYHIAPTGDVQSASQATSGAGQVTYVQTPSIVGMSQQAATKKLSALGLNGMFAGDSGDVSKQWPPAGVEVAKGSKMYGLLSTNGSGKVPVPNLTGLSLRDATNLLAALSLNIQPSGSGFVATQSIPAGTQVATGSSVPVTLKP is encoded by the coding sequence TTGCCTACGTACAATTCCGGTTGGAAGTCGGATAAAAAACAGCCGCAAAAGCGCAAGTCCAATCGAAATAAAAAGCGCATGTGGGCGCTTCAAGGCGGGCTCGTGCTCGCCCTTTCTGTAGTGCTCTGGCGCGTGTATGACGTGCAAAAGGTCTACGGCAAGCAATTGAAGAACAACGAGGCGAAGTCGGTGGACGTCGCCCACACGCTGCTCGCCGCCCGCGGGTCTATCCTGGACGCGCAGGGCAACGCGCTTGCGTACGACGTCTCGGCGTTCTACGTCGACATTGAGACCACCGACTTGAAGCAGCACCTCTCCGAGGCGGCGGCGATTCTGGCACCGATTGTCGGCTCCAACGTAGCGGATATGACCAAACTGCTGTCGAACTCCGCGGGTTGGGTGCAATTGCCGCACCCCATCATGGCACCAGCGAAGGCCCAGTTGCAGACCGCGTTTGACGACCACAAGTGGGCACCGAATGACACGTCGATCAACTGGGGCGGCGAAGTCACATTCACACCCACGGAACAGCGCTACTACCCGTTTGGCGATTTCGCGGCGAATACCCTCGGTTATGTCTCTGGTGGCGTCGGCTATGGTGGCATCGAGCAGGAGTACAATTCGCTGCTCGCGGGCACGAATGGCTCTGTGAGCTTTCAGCAGGACAGCCAAGGGTTTCCGCTCCCCGGGAGTGTTCACGTCACCAAACAGGCGCAGCCTGGAGATACCGTCCAGTTGACGATCGACGAAAACATCCAGGGCTTTGTTGAGAACGTGATGAACAGCCTGATTCAGAAGTATCAGCCGGAGAACGCCGCCATCATCGTGACCAATCCGCAGACGGGCGCTATCCTCGCAATGGCCAGTCGACCTACGTACAACCCGAACTCGTACTGGTTGACGCCGAGCGCGCTGTCACAGAACTGGGCGGTGACGAGCACGTTCGAGCCTGGCTCGACGTTTAAGCCGTTCGTCCTGGCGGCGGGCCTCGCGACGGGCGCCGTTTCGCTCAACCAGACGTATCAATCGGGCCAGACGACGATTGCGGGGACCACGATCCACGACTGGAACGGCGTCGGTTGGGGGACGCTCACGTATCAGCAGGCGCTCGAGGAGTCGAGCAATGTCGGGTTTGCGAAAATCGCGACGGCCTTAGGCTGGAACAACATGGATAAGTACATGAACCTGTTCGGCTTCACACAGCAGACCGGCGTCGATCTCCCGCACGAAGGACAACCGATTTTGTTCCCCGCCAGCCAGCAAGGGCCGGTTGAACTTGCCACCTCGGGCTTCGGCCAGGGCATTTCGATCACCCCGTTGCAGCAGATGGCAGCGATGGGCGTCATCGCGAATGGCGGCAAGCTGATGAAGCCGTATGTGACGAGTAAAGTGATTGGTCCTGATGGGAAGACGGTAAAGCAGGTTGAGCCGACGGTCGTCCGCCAAAACTTCATTCCGGCTAGCGTGCTCGACGAAGTGAAGCAGACGATGGTGCTCGACGTGTCCGACCCGAAGTATGGCATCGATTCGGCCGCAAAAATTCCAGGCTACGAGGTCGCGGGTAAGACGGGGACCGCGCAAGTGGTCGATCCGGCGACTAGGCAGTACTACAGCGACCGCTTTATCACTTCGTTTATGGGTTTTGCGCCTGCCAACAATCCGAAAGTGGAGGTCTACGTCACGGTCGACTACCCGAAGACGGCGGAGGACCTGACGTGGGGTAGTACCATCGCGGCGCCTTACGCGAAGGAGATTATGAAAGACTCCTTGCAGTACTATCACATCGCTCCAACAGGAGATGTGCAATCCGCTTCGCAGGCGACATCCGGTGCCGGACAGGTCACCTACGTACAGACCCCGAGCATCGTTGGGATGTCGCAGCAGGCCGCGACGAAGAAGTTGAGCGCGCTTGGCCTCAACGGCATGTTCGCAGGCGACTCAGGTGACGTCAGCAAGCAGTGGCCGCCGGCAGGTGTGGAGGTCGCCAAGGGAAGCAAGATGTACGGACTTTTGAGCACCAATGGCAGTGGCAAAGTGCCTGTCCCAAACCTCACCGGCCTGTCCTTGCGCGATGCCACAAATCTGCTCGCGGCCCTGTCCCTCAACATTCAACCGAGTGGGTCCGGATTTGTCGCAACGCAGTCCATTCCTGCTGGGACACAAGTCGCGACAGGATCGAGTGTGCCGGTCACGTTAAAACCTTAA
- the mraZ gene encoding division/cell wall cluster transcriptional repressor MraZ has translation MFMGEFEHSLDAKGRLTVPVKFRDELGPQFVVTRGLDKCLFVYPMQEWQILESKLKALPMTRSDARSFVRFFFSGASECELDKQGRILLPQKLRDYAELDKDCTLLGVSNRVEIWDTNVWATYADEAESSFADIAEKLVDFSF, from the coding sequence ATGTTTATGGGGGAGTTCGAACATTCGCTCGATGCGAAAGGTCGGCTAACAGTGCCGGTCAAGTTTCGCGACGAACTCGGACCCCAATTCGTTGTCACCCGCGGCCTAGATAAATGCTTGTTTGTATACCCTATGCAAGAGTGGCAGATATTAGAGTCCAAGTTGAAGGCATTGCCTATGACGCGTTCCGACGCTCGCTCCTTTGTGCGATTTTTCTTCTCGGGTGCTTCCGAATGTGAATTGGACAAGCAAGGTCGCATCTTGTTGCCGCAAAAATTGCGCGACTATGCCGAGTTGGACAAGGACTGCACGCTGCTCGGGGTTTCCAACCGAGTGGAGATTTGGGATACGAACGTTTGGGCTACTTACGCGGATGAGGCAGAGTCCTCATTCGCTGACATCGCCGAAAAGCTGGTGGATTTCTCGTTTTGA
- a CDS encoding stage V sporulation protein D yields the protein MRRRLVWLLMILLLGIAALAGRLVFVQIVQNKWLSTQAKDLWERTVPLSGIRGSILDSAGKPLTYTASAPSVLVVPAQVKDKEGTAKRLAPILGMAEDKVLKTLKKSSSIEYLRPGGRRMTQAQVDQIRQLDMPGIYITEEGKRAYPYGDLAAQVLGITGSENQGLTGIESEYDSQLTGEKGGITFFAKANGELMPGQGESVQPATDGDDVKLTLNLQIQQYVQREIEQAVAEYNPDSVTAIVENPQTGAILAMANYPTFDPANWKDAPASTYNRNLAIWQTFEPGSTFKIVTLSAAMQENKVNLKDGFYDPGYYEVAGHRIRCWKAGGHGSETFLNVVENSCNPGFIALGERLGKNTLFSYIKKFGFGQKTGIDLPGEGNGILFKPSQVGPLELATTAFGQGVSVTPIQQVMALGAVANGGNLMKPFVVQDVQNHDTGQVVSETNPTVVRRVISSSTAASVRSALESVVAQGSGGKAFKPGLRIAGKTGTAQVAKNGHYESGHYIVSFIGMAPANNPQLIAYIAIDNPHPKNGVVFGGVIAAPIVGNILSDSLEEIGVEPANNGIPKKYKYGDAIPIEVPNFTGLSLKEAKQLALQNTSNLKVTIQGSGNAVVAQSPAGGSKVDEGSTIRLILGDNPASQSIDKGKQKQ from the coding sequence ATGCGGCGCCGGCTGGTGTGGCTTTTGATGATACTGCTCTTAGGTATTGCGGCGTTGGCAGGACGTCTTGTATTTGTCCAAATCGTGCAAAACAAGTGGCTTTCTACCCAGGCGAAAGATCTGTGGGAGCGCACCGTGCCACTGTCGGGCATCCGTGGCAGCATTCTCGACAGCGCGGGGAAGCCCCTGACCTATACCGCCTCGGCGCCCTCCGTGCTGGTTGTACCAGCTCAGGTCAAGGACAAGGAGGGCACCGCGAAACGGCTCGCACCCATTCTCGGGATGGCGGAGGACAAGGTTCTTAAGACGCTCAAAAAGTCGAGTTCGATTGAGTATCTTCGCCCAGGCGGTCGGAGAATGACGCAGGCGCAAGTCGACCAAATTCGCCAACTCGATATGCCTGGCATCTACATCACCGAGGAAGGCAAGCGCGCATACCCGTACGGAGATCTCGCCGCTCAGGTGCTCGGCATCACGGGTTCTGAGAACCAGGGACTCACAGGCATCGAGAGCGAATACGACAGCCAGTTGACCGGTGAAAAGGGTGGCATCACGTTCTTCGCGAAGGCCAACGGCGAATTGATGCCGGGTCAGGGCGAGTCGGTACAGCCAGCGACGGACGGCGACGACGTCAAGCTCACCCTCAACTTGCAAATCCAACAATACGTGCAGCGTGAAATCGAACAAGCTGTCGCCGAATACAATCCGGACAGCGTCACGGCGATCGTCGAAAATCCGCAGACAGGCGCCATTCTGGCGATGGCGAATTACCCAACGTTCGATCCCGCCAACTGGAAGGACGCTCCCGCCTCGACATACAATCGCAACCTGGCGATATGGCAGACGTTCGAACCGGGTTCGACGTTTAAAATCGTGACGCTTTCAGCCGCGATGCAGGAGAACAAAGTGAATCTGAAGGACGGATTTTACGATCCCGGCTATTACGAAGTAGCCGGACACCGCATTCGGTGCTGGAAGGCAGGCGGTCACGGGTCGGAGACGTTCCTAAACGTCGTCGAAAACTCCTGCAACCCGGGATTCATCGCGCTGGGTGAACGCCTGGGCAAAAATACGCTGTTCTCATACATTAAAAAGTTCGGGTTTGGTCAGAAGACGGGCATCGACCTGCCAGGTGAGGGAAACGGGATTCTCTTTAAGCCAAGCCAGGTCGGGCCACTTGAATTGGCGACGACGGCGTTTGGTCAGGGCGTGTCGGTGACGCCGATTCAGCAGGTGATGGCATTGGGCGCGGTGGCCAACGGCGGCAACCTGATGAAGCCGTTCGTGGTCCAAGATGTGCAGAACCACGACACGGGTCAAGTCGTCTCTGAGACAAACCCGACGGTCGTCCGGCGGGTGATCTCGAGTAGCACGGCAGCGAGCGTGCGCAGCGCGCTCGAGAGCGTCGTCGCACAGGGCAGTGGCGGCAAGGCGTTCAAACCTGGGCTCCGCATCGCGGGCAAGACGGGGACCGCGCAGGTCGCGAAGAACGGCCATTACGAGTCGGGTCACTACATCGTGTCGTTCATCGGCATGGCGCCGGCGAACAATCCGCAGCTGATCGCCTATATCGCGATCGACAATCCGCATCCGAAGAACGGAGTTGTATTTGGCGGCGTCATCGCGGCGCCGATCGTCGGGAACATCCTCTCGGACAGCTTGGAGGAAATCGGTGTCGAGCCAGCGAACAACGGCATTCCGAAAAAATACAAGTACGGCGACGCCATTCCGATTGAAGTGCCGAACTTTACAGGCCTTAGCTTGAAAGAGGCCAAACAATTGGCGCTGCAGAACACATCGAATCTAAAAGTGACGATTCAGGGCAGTGGAAATGCCGTCGTGGCGCAGTCGCCGGCAGGCGGCAGCAAGGTGGACGAAGGTTCGACTATCCGTCTCATTTTAGGGGATAATCCCGCTTCTCAGTCAATTGACAAGGGGAAGCAAAAACAATAG
- the fabG gene encoding 3-oxoacyl-ACP reductase FabG — translation MKSESRQLKQTAPLCNKLAIVTGASRGIGRAVAIALAEAGSHVVVHYHEQRQLAMETVKACEASGVQAIAVQADVGVEADVKRLFIAATQIGNPTILVNNAGIAHYGLLMDLSLVEWEKLLQTNLTSTFLCCREAIPYLKRASGGRIINLASIHGLRGAAMEAAYSASKAGVIALTESLAAEVGSLGITVNAVAPGVIDTDMMQGFSAQERLQMQEETPVGRLGTPADVANVITFLALEASSFITGQVISPNGGRMP, via the coding sequence ATGAAGTCAGAATCACGACAATTGAAGCAAACGGCGCCCCTGTGCAACAAGCTGGCGATTGTGACTGGCGCCTCGCGCGGAATCGGGCGAGCGGTCGCCATCGCCTTGGCAGAGGCCGGGTCACACGTCGTCGTACATTACCACGAACAACGGCAACTGGCCATGGAGACGGTAAAGGCCTGCGAAGCATCGGGCGTACAGGCGATTGCGGTGCAAGCCGATGTGGGCGTCGAGGCAGATGTCAAACGGCTGTTCATCGCGGCCACGCAAATCGGCAATCCGACCATCCTGGTGAACAACGCTGGCATCGCGCACTACGGGTTGTTGATGGACCTGTCGTTGGTGGAGTGGGAGAAGCTGTTGCAAACCAACCTCACATCCACCTTCCTCTGTTGCCGCGAAGCCATTCCCTACCTAAAGCGGGCGAGCGGCGGGCGGATCATCAACCTCGCTTCGATCCACGGCTTGCGCGGTGCGGCGATGGAAGCAGCCTACTCCGCCAGCAAGGCTGGTGTCATCGCGTTGACCGAATCGCTTGCAGCCGAGGTCGGAAGTCTTGGGATCACCGTCAACGCAGTTGCCCCAGGGGTCATCGACACTGATATGATGCAGGGATTTTCCGCACAAGAGCGGCTGCAGATGCAAGAAGAGACGCCTGTTGGGCGCCTCGGTACACCCGCCGACGTGGCGAACGTCATCACATTTTTGGCCTTGGAAGCGTCCTCGTTTATCACTGGCCAGGTCATCAGCCCAAACGGCGGGCGGATGCCTTGA
- a CDS encoding Ger(x)C family spore germination protein: protein MCKAPGRVWKRLCTLVWLIITPFAMTGCYDRQELEQQAFVSVLGVDKAPDGLIDCTFRIALPVNPTGGGGGKGAEPLAGKEPVTIRAHSINEAMVLASGSIERNVTFSHLSLILFGDDLAKQGILKYVQPLIRYREFRRTVPFAVAKTSAKDCIAQFAPMLDTSSARVNDNISVMSNRSGIVPVCRLHEFATAIENPHQDVVAPLYDINKYVTKQAELSDQSTVSYQAGQVERTGGNPVDWMGAAVFRGDKVVDYLTGDDTILLRLLEGGLNNAKLDFTSGDKSDDIGLALHKEHAPRFSVTLSNPLQIGVHVPVDADVVNIASGKDYSGDAERHELEQMLDKKFNAQIETLLHRLLVDDQADVIPVSRYIRGQFSTYQQFDAYPWMQKLKDAKISVTTDLHIRRFGVQDLPLRRNA from the coding sequence GTGTGCAAGGCTCCGGGCCGAGTCTGGAAACGACTTTGCACGCTAGTCTGGCTAATCATAACCCCGTTTGCGATGACCGGCTGTTATGACCGCCAGGAGCTAGAGCAGCAGGCGTTCGTGAGCGTTCTCGGCGTCGACAAGGCACCCGATGGACTGATCGACTGTACATTTCGCATCGCCTTACCGGTGAATCCGACCGGAGGCGGCGGGGGGAAGGGGGCCGAGCCGCTGGCTGGCAAGGAGCCAGTCACGATTCGTGCGCACAGTATTAACGAGGCGATGGTGTTGGCGTCCGGATCGATTGAACGGAATGTGACGTTTTCACACCTGAGCTTGATCCTGTTCGGCGACGACCTCGCCAAGCAGGGCATCCTGAAATACGTCCAACCGCTCATTCGCTACCGCGAGTTTCGCCGCACGGTTCCCTTCGCCGTTGCGAAGACGTCCGCGAAGGATTGCATCGCACAGTTTGCCCCGATGCTCGACACGTCGAGCGCGCGCGTAAACGACAACATTTCGGTGATGTCCAATCGCTCTGGCATCGTTCCGGTCTGTCGGTTGCATGAGTTCGCGACAGCGATCGAGAATCCGCATCAAGATGTCGTGGCGCCGCTCTACGATATCAATAAGTATGTCACCAAGCAGGCTGAGCTGTCCGATCAATCGACTGTGAGCTATCAGGCGGGGCAAGTGGAGCGCACCGGAGGCAACCCGGTGGATTGGATGGGGGCGGCCGTGTTTCGCGGGGACAAAGTCGTCGATTACCTAACCGGCGATGACACGATTCTCCTGCGGTTGCTTGAAGGCGGCCTCAACAACGCGAAGCTGGACTTCACCAGCGGCGACAAGAGCGACGACATCGGATTGGCATTACACAAGGAACACGCGCCGCGGTTTTCGGTGACCTTGTCCAATCCGCTGCAAATTGGCGTTCACGTGCCTGTCGATGCCGACGTCGTTAACATCGCGAGCGGTAAGGACTACTCGGGAGACGCGGAGCGGCACGAACTGGAGCAGATGCTCGACAAAAAATTCAACGCGCAGATCGAGACGTTGCTTCATCGCCTGCTCGTCGACGACCAGGCTGATGTGATCCCTGTCTCTCGCTACATCCGTGGTCAATTTTCGACCTATCAACAGTTCGATGCGTATCCATGGATGCAAAAATTGAAGGATGCGAAGATCTCAGTCACGACAGATCTGCACATCCGCAGATTTGGCGTTCAGGATCTGCCCTTGCGGAGGAACGCCTGA
- a CDS encoding NADH:flavin oxidoreductase/NADH oxidase codes for MAGLFDPLVIRGLTLNNRIVVSPMCQYQAETNGHINDWHVVHYGSLALAGASLLFVESTAVEDRGRISSRDVGLYEDGQIEGLRRIVQFAHAQGVHMGVQLNHAGRKADLDDDIISPSAVAFSDRYRTPREMAPADFANVVEAFQQSARRAVAAGFDVIEIHAAHGYLLHQFLSPLSNRRQDAYGGDADGRLRFPLEVVRAVRGVIPEDMPLFVRVSASDYHPDGLSSDDLRYFTRAFRDAGVSLVDVSSGGNIPAAPPKVYAGYQIPLAESIRSHVDDVLIGGVGMLDDPVLADSMVQSNRADLIFIARGFLRNKNWGQDAAIALGQPVRPPAPYARAYPTSQA; via the coding sequence TTGGCTGGTTTGTTCGATCCGCTTGTGATTCGCGGACTCACGCTCAACAACCGCATCGTGGTTTCACCGATGTGTCAATATCAGGCCGAGACCAACGGGCATATCAACGATTGGCACGTCGTTCATTATGGGTCTTTGGCACTCGCTGGGGCCAGTCTCCTGTTTGTCGAGTCGACCGCTGTGGAAGACCGCGGCCGCATTTCCAGCCGCGACGTGGGCCTCTACGAGGACGGACAGATCGAAGGTCTTCGCCGGATCGTCCAGTTCGCGCACGCCCAAGGCGTCCACATGGGCGTCCAATTGAACCATGCCGGCCGGAAAGCCGACCTTGACGACGATATCATCTCGCCGTCCGCTGTAGCCTTTAGCGATCGCTATCGAACGCCGCGTGAGATGGCACCAGCGGACTTCGCGAATGTCGTCGAAGCCTTCCAACAAAGCGCGCGACGTGCTGTTGCAGCGGGCTTTGACGTGATCGAAATCCATGCGGCGCACGGTTATTTGCTGCATCAATTCCTATCGCCTTTGTCCAATCGACGACAGGACGCGTACGGCGGAGATGCGGATGGGCGCCTGCGCTTCCCACTCGAAGTCGTTCGTGCCGTTCGGGGTGTCATTCCAGAAGATATGCCGTTGTTCGTCCGCGTGTCCGCGAGCGACTACCACCCAGACGGGCTGTCCAGCGACGACCTGCGCTACTTTACCAGGGCGTTTCGGGACGCCGGCGTCAGTCTCGTCGACGTGTCGTCTGGCGGGAACATCCCCGCAGCGCCGCCGAAGGTTTACGCAGGGTATCAAATCCCGCTTGCGGAATCGATTCGTTCGCACGTGGATGACGTGCTGATCGGCGGTGTGGGCATGCTCGACGATCCGGTGCTGGCCGATTCGATGGTGCAATCGAATCGAGCTGACCTGATTTTTATTGCACGCGGTTTCCTGCGCAACAAAAACTGGGGACAAGACGCTGCCATCGCGCTCGGTCAGCCTGTTCGCCCGCCTGCACCTTATGCGCGTGCGTACCCAACTTCACAAGCTTGA
- the rsmH gene encoding 16S rRNA (cytosine(1402)-N(4))-methyltransferase RsmH: MDFNHETVLLEATVDAVRPQAGGRYIDATLGGGGHTSLLLERSAPTGQVVAFDQDETAIRNANVRFADVLNRLTIVHSNFKEMGERARSLGFKAVDGIVFDLGVSSPQFDIAERGFSYRHDGPLDMRMDRRQTMTAEAFVNEADQEELTRVFFRYGEEKFSRPIARRIVEARAEHRITSTLALAELIKSAIPAAARRTGPHPARRVFQAIRIAVNDELGVLETGLEAAFSLLAPGGRMAVISFHSLEDRIVKQTFRDFATGCICPPELPICTCGRTPAGKLVTRKPIEPTETEQTNNPRARSAKLRVIEKL, translated from the coding sequence TTGGATTTTAACCATGAGACCGTTCTATTAGAAGCAACTGTTGATGCTGTCAGACCGCAAGCTGGCGGTCGTTATATCGATGCGACGCTCGGAGGCGGCGGTCACACCTCGCTCTTACTTGAGCGCAGCGCACCCACCGGTCAAGTTGTGGCGTTTGACCAAGATGAAACAGCCATTCGCAACGCGAACGTGCGATTCGCAGATGTGTTGAATCGACTGACGATTGTGCACAGCAACTTTAAGGAGATGGGCGAACGGGCCCGCTCGCTTGGATTTAAAGCCGTGGATGGCATCGTGTTTGATCTCGGCGTGTCCTCTCCGCAATTCGACATCGCTGAGCGAGGCTTTAGCTATCGGCACGACGGCCCGCTCGATATGCGAATGGACAGGCGCCAGACGATGACGGCCGAAGCGTTCGTCAATGAGGCCGACCAAGAGGAATTGACACGCGTCTTCTTCCGCTATGGAGAGGAGAAGTTCAGCCGTCCCATCGCGCGGCGCATCGTCGAAGCCCGTGCGGAACATCGAATCACGTCGACGCTCGCGTTGGCAGAGCTGATTAAGTCGGCCATTCCTGCGGCGGCTCGTCGGACGGGGCCACATCCTGCACGACGTGTTTTTCAGGCCATTCGCATCGCCGTGAACGACGAGCTCGGCGTGCTCGAAACGGGACTAGAGGCAGCTTTCTCGCTGCTCGCTCCGGGTGGCCGGATGGCCGTCATCAGCTTTCATTCGTTGGAGGATCGGATTGTCAAACAGACGTTCCGAGATTTCGCCACAGGGTGTATCTGTCCGCCAGAATTACCGATATGTACGTGTGGTAGAACGCCAGCTGGGAAACTTGTCACGCGTAAACCGATAGAACCTACGGAAACTGAACAAACGAACAATCCGCGGGCGAGGTCAGCCAAACTGCGGGTCATCGAGAAACTTTGA